The Vicia villosa cultivar HV-30 ecotype Madison, WI linkage group LG1, Vvil1.0, whole genome shotgun sequence genome includes a region encoding these proteins:
- the LOC131627725 gene encoding LOW QUALITY PROTEIN: putative leucine-rich repeat receptor-like serine/threonine-protein kinase At2g24130 (The sequence of the model RefSeq protein was modified relative to this genomic sequence to represent the inferred CDS: substituted 1 base at 1 genomic stop codon), whose translation MSLFFFLVIVHSHSRVLVEEHIDIGLVNDKNSLVSFMSCIISDPENALTSWKSNVIHVCDWSGVKCNNASNNRRIIELDLNGRSLTGTLSLSLANLSFLQILDLSRNQLRGHIPRELGYLVHLQELSLSWNFLQGNIPLEFGSLRDLYYLDLGSNQLEGAIPPSLLCNGTSLSYIDLSNNSLVGEIPLNNNKCVLKELKFLLLWSNKLAGQVPLALSNSTKLKWLDLESNMLSGELPSKIICNFPQLQFLYLSYNNFVSHDGNTNLEPFFASLMNLSNFQELELAGNGLGGKLPCIIGNLPSGMQHLHLQENLIHGSIPPQISNLVNLTLLKLSSNRINGTIPRSLCKIVRLERIYLSNNYLSGEIPSTLGDIKHLGLLDLSKNRLSGSIPDSFSKLPQLRRLLLHGNNLSGTIPPSLGKCVNLEILDLSYNKITGMIPSEVAALSSLKLYLNLSNNGLQGPLPLELTKMDMVLAIDVSMNNLSGRIPPQFENCIALEYLNLSGNSLEGPLPYSLGQLPYIQSLDVSSNQLNGTIPESLQFCSYLKTLNFSFNKFSGNVSNNGAFSSLTADSFLGNDNLCGSFKGMKQCHRKNSYHLVLLLVPMLLFGTPMICMCKSSMIIKSKVRKQQRAVSNGCDTEDEEEDETKELGHPRISYKQLREVTGGFSGSSLIGSGRFGWVYKGVLLDNTRVAVKVLDTTTTKDGEISRSFRRECKILKQIRHRNLIRIITICSKKEFKAIVLPLMPNGSLERNLYDPNNELNTRLSVIQMVKICSDVAEGMCYLHHYSPVKVVHCDLKPSNILLDDDFTALVSDFGISRLLKDDDGNNSRCNSISFSSTDGLLCGSVGYIAPGMYFLTTNSTFFCHVHKNNLXKLFIAYMKIFGLYFIILFILLDKTEYGMGKHASTEGDVYSYGVILLEIVTGKRPTDVPIHEGSSLHDWVKRQYTQPHKLESIVEQALQRFSLSCASSHHNKIWEDVMLELIELGLLCTQQNPSTRPTMLDVAQETGKLKDHLKNSFTKEDNLIL comes from the coding sequence ATGTCTCTGTTCTTTTTTCTTGTCATTGTTCATTCTCATTCTAGAGTTCTTGTGGAGGAACATATTGATATTGGCCTTGTGAATGATAAAAACTCACTAGTTTCATTCATGTCATGCATTATCTCGGACCCCGAAAACGCGCTAACGAGTTGGAAATCAAACGTCATTCATGTTTGCGATTGGTCTGGTGTAAAATGCAACAATGCAAGTAATAATAGAAGGATCATAGAGCTTGATCTAAATGGAAGATCATTAACAGGAACTTTATCCCTTTCTCTTGCAAACCTCTCTTTCTTGCAAATTCTCGACCTTTCCCGAAATCAATTGAGGGGTCACATTCCAAGAGAATTAGGCTATTTAGTTCATCTTCAAGAACTTAGTTTGTCTTGGAATTTTCTTCAAGGAAACATTCCTTTAGAATTCGGTTCATTACGCGACTTATATTATCTTGACTTGGGAAGCAATCAACTTGAGGGAGCGATTCCTCCATCACTTTTATGTAATGGAACTTCATTGAGTTATATAGACCTCTCTAATAATTCATTAGTGGGAGAGATTCCATTAAACAATAATAAGTGTGTGCTTAAAGAGCTTAAGTTTCTATTACTTTGGTCTAACAAACTTGCAGGACAAGTTCCTTTGGCTCTTTCAAACTCTACCAAGCTTAAATGGCTTGATTTGGAGTCAAACATGTTGAGTGGTGAACTTCCATCTAAGATTATTTGTAACTTTCCACAATTGCAATTTCTCTACTTATCATATAACAATTTTGTTAGCCATGATGGTAACACTAACCTTGAGCCTTTCTTTGCTTCTTTGATGAATTTGTCTAACTTTCAAGAACTCGAATTAGCCGGAAACGGCCTCGGCGGGAAGCTTCCTTGTATTATAGGTAATCTTCCTTCCGGCATGCAACATCTTCACCTACAAGAGAATCTCATACATGGCTCTATACCACCTCAAATTTCCAACCTTGTCAATTTAACTTTGTTGAAGTTGTCTAGTAACCGAATAAACGGAACAATCCCTCGAAGCCTATGCAAGATTGTTAGGCTAGAGAGAATTTACCTGTCGAACAATTATCTATCTGGTGAAATTCCTTCAACTCTAGGCGATATCAAGCATCTTGGACTACTTGATTTGTCGAAAAACAGGCTTTCTGGTTCGATACCTGATAGTTTTTCCAAACTCCCTCAGTTAAGAAGGCTTTTACTCCACGGCAACAACCTTTCCGGAACAATTCCTCCGAGTCTAGGAAAATGTGTGAACTTGGAGATTCTAGACTTGTCTTATAACAAGATCACAGGGATGATTCCTTCAGAAGTTGCAGCATTGAGTAGCTTGAAACTTTACTTGAATCTGTCGAACAACGGGTTACAAGGTCCTTTACCATTAGAACTAACCAAAATGGATATGGTTCTAGCTATTGATGTATCCATGAATAATCTCTCGGGAAGAATTCCACCACAGTTCGAAAATTGCATCGCGTTAGAATATCTTAATCTTTCTGGTAATTCCTTAGAGGGTCCTCTCCCTTATTCTTTAGGACAATTGCCTTATATTCAATCACTTGATGTATCTTCAAATCAATTGAATGGAACAATACCAGAGTCCCTTCAGTTCTGTTCCTATCTCAAAACACTTAACTTCTCTTTCAACAAATTCTCAGGAAATGTTTCAAACAACGGAGCATTTTCGTCTTTAACCGCAGACTCTTTTCTAGGAAACGATAATCTCTGTGgttcatttaaaggcatgaaacaaTGTCATAGGAAAAACAGTTACCATTTGGTGCTTTTGTTAGTTCCTATGTTGCTATTTGGCACTCCTATGATATGCATGTGTAAGAGCTCCATGATAATCAAATCAAAAGTGAGAAAACAACAGCGAGCCGTCAGTAACGGATGTGACAcggaggatgaagaagaagatgaaacaaAAGAGCTCGGGCACCCGAGAATTTCTTATAAACAACTTCGAGAAGTCACTGGAGGGTTCAGTGGTTCAAGCCTCATCGGTTCAGGCCGGTTTGGTTGGGTTTACAAAGGTGTACTCTTAGATAATACAAGAGTAGCAGTTAAGGTATTagatacaacaacaacaaaagacgGTGAGATATCGCGGAGCTTTAGAAGGGAATGCAAGATCCTTAAACAGATAAGGCACAGAAATTTAATAAGGATCATTACAATTTGCAGCAAGAAGGAATTTAAGGCTATTGTTCTACCATTGATGCCAAATGGTAGTCTCGAGAGGAACTTATACGATCCAAACAACGAATTAAACACGAGGTTGAGTGTTATTCAAATGGTTAAGATTTGCAGCGATGTAGCTGAGGGAATGTGTTATCTGCATCATTACTCTCCTGTGAAAGTAGTGCATTGTGATCTTAAGCCTAGTAACATACTACTTGATGATGATTTCACAGCATTGGTTTCGGATTTTGGAATTTCGAGGCTTCTAAAAGATGACGATGGAAATAACTCCAGGTGTAACTCGATATCTTTCAGTTCAACAGATGGTTTGTTATGTGGCTCTGTTGGCTATATAGCTCCTGGTATGTACTTTCTGACAACTAATTCAACATTTTTCTGTCATGTTCATAAAAACAACTTATAAAAACTGTTTATAgcttatatgaaaatatttggactttattttatcattttatttattttgttggaCAAGACAGAATATGGAATGGGAAAACATGCTTCAACTGAGGGTGATGTTTACAGTTACGGAGTAATTCTGTTAGAAATAGTGACCGGTAAACGCCCTACCGACGTCCCCATCCATGAAGGCTCTAGCTTGCATGATTGGGTTAAGAGACAATACACACAGCCACACAAACTTGAAAGCATTGTTGAACAAGCACTTCAAAGATTCTCTCTTTCTTGCGCGTCAAGTCACCACAACAAAATTTGGGAAGATGTTATGTTGGAACTCATTGAGCTAGGGCTACTCTGCACGCAACAGAACCCTTCAACAAGACCGACGATGCTAGATGTAGCACAAGAGACAGGGAAGTTGAAGGATCACCTCAAAAATTCTTTCACGAAAGAAGATAATTTAATTCTTTAA
- the LOC131643670 gene encoding uncharacterized protein LOC131643670, which translates to MEDLEQENHEFRDEVTTLRVGVERLTALVESLVATRNQPSPPSSPRATQTQTEVQTTTICEVSTATVSMAPITGLSHYQMPNGYPGGMSYNFVPEGYHPVTGAAQTTPIMTVIPPPVHTVPQAEEPIYQVEPNERGEVYDDFQDQFQEMRKEIKALKEKNSFGKNAYDMCLVPNVKIPAKFKVPDFEKYKGSLCPQSHLTMYCRKMATHTDDDKLLIHYFQDSLTGAALKWYMGLDSTHISSFDDLVEAFIRQYKYNVDMAPDRDQLRAMAQKEKESFKDAPTDFTEMVNMGMRLEEGVREGRLIMESGSSVGTKKYGNNFQKKWEDETIAFAIDGGESHNSRSYRPLAYQQAPFISYDQYPYVAAAQFKQPYRQPWASPPHNSSQNAPQNAAQNQNRQRNQNKPQRNHPKEDRRIDPIPMTYAKLWPYLIESKAIAPRPTRPAKFPFPKEYNPNVKCDFHDGISGHSIEDCNVLKEKVQDLVGKKILSFKDIGPMP; encoded by the exons ATGGAAgaccttgaacaagagaatcatgAATTCCGTGATGAAGTAACTACTCTTCGAGTTGGGGTGGAAAGATTGACTGCTTTGGTGGAAAGCTTAGTGGCTACTCGGAATCAACCATCACCTCCTTCATCTCCTCGTGCCACTCAAACACAAACTGAAGTCCAGACTACTACGATCTGCGAAGTTTCTACTGCTACTGTTTCTATGGCTCCTATCACTGGTCTCTCTCACTATCAGATGCCTAATGGCTACCCTGGGGGCATGTCTTACAACTTTGTGCCAGAGGGATACCATCCTGTTACTGGAGCTGCTCAAACTACTCCTATAATGACCGTGATTCCACCCCCGGTACATACCGTGCCACAAGCTGAGGAACCCATTTACCAAGTTGAGCCCAATGAAAGAGGTGAAGTTTATGATGATTTCCAAGATCAATTCCAAGAGATGCGAAAGGAGATTAAGGCCCTCAAAGAGAAGAAttcatttggaaagaatgcttatGATATGTGTCTTGTGCCAAATGTGAAAATACCTGCCAAGTTTAAAGTGCCTGATTTTGAAAAGTATAAAGGGAGTTTGTGTCCTCAgagccatttgaccatgtactgcaGAAAGATGGCCACTCATACTGATGATGATAAGTTATTGATCCACTATTTTCAAGATAGTCTAACTGGTGCTGCTTTGAAATGGTACATGGGATTGGATAGTACTCATATCAGTTCTTTTGATGACCTTGTAGAAGCGTTCattcgacaatacaagtataatgtcgacatggctcctgatagagatcaACTCCGAGCCATGGCGCAAAAGGAGAAAgagtctttcaaaga TGCTCCAACcgacttcactgaaatggtgaaTATGGGAATGCGACTAGAGGAAGGCGTACGAGAAGGACGATTGATTATGGAATCTGGATCGTCGGTTGGAACCAAGAAATATGGAAACAACTTTCAGAAGAAGTGGGAAGATGAAACTATTGCTTTTGCAATTGATGGTGGAGAGTCTCATAACTCACGTTCCTACCGACCCTTAGCTTATCAGCAAGCACCATTCATATCATACGATCAGTATCCATATGTTGCGGCCGCACAATTCAAGCAACCATACCGACAGCCTTGGGCATCTCCTCCTCATAATTCTTCACAAAATGCTCCTCAGAATgcagctcagaatcagaatcgtcAACGGAATCAGAATAAACCTCAAAGGAACCATCCGAAGGAGGATCGCCGCATTGAcccaattccaatgacctacgcTAAACTATGGCCATATCTAATCGAGAGTAAAGCAATAGCTCCCAGACCAACCCGACCTGCAAAGTTTCCATTTCCCAAGGAATACAATCCAAATGTCAAGTGTGATTTTCACGATGGGATATCAGGTCACTCCATTGAAGATTGCAATGTCCTGAAGGAAAAAGTTCAAGATCTGGTTGGCAAAAAGAtactctctttcaaggatattgGTCCTATGCCATGA
- the LOC131627731 gene encoding myosin-binding protein 7-like: MSESDVTAMKDTLRAQQQLLQKLYAELDEEREASATAASEAMDMILRLQGEKAAVKMEASHYKRMSEEKIGHAEATLEVFEELMYQKEMEIASLEFQVLAYKHKLLTLGADFNASEFEFPEDLLLNRNDPENGQSSAIRRLSSLPPIPSKNNLRANRKRDRSPTPLPVSDMIPNTVEGKEQEVIISPKMDLPTRKPMDFTFGTLDSYWDQIQRLDEKVNGISDCKESGVEKLSNLRSRRGRSCSIFSHASNKYRVPITNADKENHAEHDADSVASPSYSVNVHDVFEVPQTSEKQEEIEHGKRRLEKWISEVDCRLIKPDSVSEEIIESHVKHDMEKLKSMMLSSRHEIKKSNHKDMKDVVDSNAEAEFQKLHQRIDRLEKERVSTRQEEIRLDGYGEEHLRLLKDIQNQLNSIQLEMRKCNKTEKAPPKKKEDVSLGPLLPEAMLYFWM, from the exons atgTCTGAGAGTGATGTAACGGCGATGAAGGACACGCTTCGAGCGCAGCAGCAGCTATTGCAGAAGCTGTATGCTGAATTGGATGAGGAAAGGGAAGCGTCCGCGACTGCGGCGAGTGAAGCGATGGATATGATATTAAGATTGCAAGGCGAAAAGGCTGCGGTGAAGATGGAGGCGAGTCATTATAAGAGAATGTCGGAGGAGAAGATAGGCCACGCGGAGGCGACGTTGGAGGTTTTCGAGGAGTTGATGTATCAGAAGGAAATGGAGATTGCTTCTCTTGAGTTTCAGGTTTTGGCTTATAAGCATAAGCTTTTGACATTAGGTGCTGATTTTAATGCGAGTGAGTTTGAATTTCCGGAAGATCTTTTGTTGAATCGAAATGATCCAGAAAATGGTCAGAGTAGTGCTATAAGAAGGCTTAGTTCGTTGCCACCGATTCCGTCTAAGAATAATTTGCGAGCTAACCGAAAGAGAGATCGATCGCCAACTCCACTTCCTGTTTCAGATATGATTCCTAATACAGTTGAAGGCAAGGAGCAAGAAGTCATTATTTCGCCGAAAATGGATTTGCCAACGAGAAAACCTATGGACTTCACATTTGGAACACTTGATTCGTATTGGGATCAAATCCAAAGGTTAGATGAGAAAGTGAATGGGATATCGGATTGTAAGGAATCGGGAGTTGAAAAGCTTTCGAACCTGAGGAGTAGAAGAGGGAGATCGTGTTCGATATTCTCTCATGCTAGCAACAAATATAGAGTACCTATTACTAATGCAGATAAGGAAAACCACGCTGAACATGACGCAGATTCGGTTGCTAGTCCTTCTTATTCGGTTAACGTGCACGATGTGTTTGAAGTTCCGCAAACGAGTGAAAAGCAGGAAGAGATTGAACATGGGAAAAGAAGACTTGAGAAATGGATTTCAGAAGTAGATTGCAGATTGATAAAACCAGACTCTGTGTCCGAGGAAATCATTGAATCGCATGTTAAACACGATATGGAGAAGCTAAAGAGTATGATGCTTAGCTCGCGTCatgaaattaaaaaatcaaatcataaaGATATGAAGGATGTCGTTGATTCCAATGCTGAAGCCGAGTTTCAAAAGTTGCATCAGAGAATCGATAGGCTCGAGAAGGAGAGAGTTAGTACAAGGCAAGAAGAGATTAGGCTTGATGGCTACGGAGAAGAGCATTTGAGATTGTTGAAGGATATTCAGAATCAACTCAATTCGATACAGTTAGAGATGAGAAAATGTAATAAAACCGAAAAAGCCCCGCCTAAGAAGAAGGAAGATGTTTCTTTAGGACCTCTTCTTCCCGAG GCAATGCTGTACTTTTGGATGTGA
- the LOC131600397 gene encoding uncharacterized protein LOC131600397, whose amino-acid sequence MHCLIVLISDMTGYVPRTIVRQREQTALYYMCRKLGEGEGSRGNEITELWMEYEANSSLEAKFVKDLDKVEMLLQVLDSKGDEQWEDLDEFLRSTAGKFQTEIGKAWATEIVSKRKNT is encoded by the exons atgcattgtctAATAGTACTGATTTCGGACATGACCGGCTATGTGCCTAGAACAATAGTGCGTCAACGAGAACAAACAGCGCTTTATTATATGTGCCGAAAACTTGGAGAGGGAGAAGGATCGAGAG GAAATGAAATTACTGAATTGTGGATGGAGTACGAAGCAAATTCTTCTCTAGAAGCGAAATTTGTCAAGGACCTTGACAAG GTTGAAATGCTACTTCAAGTGCTGGATTCTAAAGGAGATG AGCAATGGGAGGATTTGGATGAATTTTTACGCTCGACTGCTG GGAAGTTTCAAACTGAAATTGGCAAAGCTTGGGCAACAGAGATTGTTTCAAAAAGGAAAAATACCTAA
- the LOC131643587 gene encoding uncharacterized protein LOC131643587 yields the protein MATAPSSSSPSSPATAPSSPATAPSSPATATSLPFIAPASPSSPSPISNVIAFHHHRLSSPSLPSTAPSSSSPSFPVFTSSSTPPSSPSLPVFTSSSTPPSSPVTAGTNTTPPPSSSVVPDAVSAVQFLSSCHSHKKRKGTTRWLRSDVKNPESIADHTYGKSMMALIAPDVPGLDRNKCIKMAIIHDTAEGMLFYSANNVSLDEVSRGSNNLVDCKSMKSGRNRLNTRASLKLI from the exons ATGGCCACCGCACCTTCATCTTCATCGCCTTCATCGCCGGCCACCGCACCTTCATCGCCTGCCACCGCACCTTCATCGCCTGCCACCGCAACGTCATTGCCTTTCATCGCACCTGCATCACCATCATCACCATCGCCTATCAGCAACGTCATCGCCTTTCATCACCATCGCCTGTCATCGCCGTCATTGCCTTCCACTGCACCTTCATCATCATCGCCGTCATTTCCTGTCTTCACATCTTCATCAACACCACCGTCATCGCCGTCACTTCCTGTCTTCACATCTTCATCAACACCACCGTCATCGCCTGTCACCGCTGGCACCAACACCACTCCACCGCCTTCTTCTTCGGTAGTTCCCGATGCTGTCTCCGCCGTTCAATTCCTCAGTTCATGTCACAGTCACAAG AAAAGAAAGGGAACAACAAGATGGCTGAGAAGTGACGTGAAGAATCCAGAATCTATAGCTGATCATACCTATGGAAAGAGTATGATGGCGCTGATTGCACCAGATGTTCCCGGTCTTGACCGAAACAA GTGCATCAAAATGGCTATTATTCACGACACTGCAGAAGGTATGCTGTTTTACTCTGCTAATAATGTTAGTTTAGATGAAGTCAGTCGGGGGAGTAATAATTTAGTGGATTGTAAGTCAATGAAATCTGGAAGAAACCGACTGAATACTAGAGCTAGTTTAAAATTAATATAG